Proteins from a single region of Psychrobacter cryohalolentis K5:
- a CDS encoding mechanosensitive ion channel family protein, with the protein MACISAYAASSTEEIDSRNIEETVTTKPENLVEYAAQRIDKLKEEGVTVSAVAAEVISPLEKRTVQQAGVLQGDSGLTGDYSENYYALDKLNAGLPPLSEPPNLSTPLATLEFFQSAVMKQQYDLAAYALNMNLIDRESQSNQAMDLVKQLDFLLVEKQLYVFDKLPDRPDGLIEPPLGSTSSIQGIPRRSIQLGYIDYRERRVPLHLERVRIDNGAPFWVFSAQTVANIDKLYEQYHPAKFERYLPSWTKLKLFNIAIWEFLALFIFFSFTMGIGWLLSTAAGKLLNWYVMDKEGNRLGTLHHNGVEDLVNKLTVPLTFTISFSSVFTLVSGGFPYLDAVASSIRPIIWIGLVFSAMWLGIRVINFFANRYQDMQIENLGEEQFDKVRRRRTYVSIFRRVFVFVMVLGSIWIGLSEFANMEGFGKTLLTSAGIAGVVIGIAAQPILGNIIAGVQVAVTQPVRIGDSVIMDGNFSTVEDLRYTYAVLKTWDERRLIVPMRELITEMVENWSHTEVHQTCPVFLYIDYGADIDAIRQQFISVVKDNKLWDNKTEPEIFVVEVTEKTIQLRGAVSAVGPVEAWTLACEIREQMLDYLYREQKHYLPAEHLVLRQK; encoded by the coding sequence ATGGCGTGCATTTCTGCTTATGCAGCAAGCAGTACTGAGGAAATAGACAGTCGAAATATTGAAGAGACAGTTACTACAAAACCGGAAAATTTGGTTGAGTATGCTGCGCAAAGAATCGACAAGTTAAAAGAGGAAGGAGTGACTGTCTCTGCCGTTGCAGCAGAGGTAATTAGCCCGCTAGAAAAAAGGACAGTGCAGCAAGCAGGTGTGCTACAAGGAGATTCTGGTCTCACTGGTGATTACAGCGAAAACTACTATGCGTTAGATAAGCTCAATGCAGGTTTGCCGCCCTTGTCTGAGCCGCCAAACTTGTCAACCCCACTTGCCACATTAGAGTTTTTCCAATCGGCAGTCATGAAGCAGCAATATGATTTGGCAGCTTATGCACTAAATATGAACTTGATTGATAGAGAATCACAGTCGAATCAAGCAATGGATTTGGTCAAACAGCTTGATTTTTTATTGGTTGAAAAGCAGCTATATGTGTTTGATAAGTTGCCTGATCGTCCTGATGGCTTGATTGAACCGCCGCTTGGCAGTACGAGCAGCATTCAAGGGATTCCTAGACGTTCTATTCAGCTTGGTTATATTGATTATCGCGAGCGCCGAGTACCCTTGCATCTAGAGCGTGTACGTATTGATAATGGGGCGCCTTTTTGGGTATTTTCAGCGCAGACGGTGGCAAATATTGATAAGCTTTATGAACAATATCATCCGGCAAAGTTTGAGCGATATCTGCCTAGTTGGACCAAGCTAAAGCTTTTTAATATTGCTATCTGGGAGTTTTTAGCGTTATTTATATTCTTCTCCTTTACCATGGGCATTGGCTGGCTGCTAAGTACTGCCGCTGGCAAGCTCCTCAATTGGTATGTCATGGATAAAGAAGGCAACCGTCTTGGCACCCTTCATCACAACGGTGTAGAGGATTTGGTCAATAAGCTGACGGTCCCTCTAACCTTTACCATCAGCTTCTCATCGGTATTTACCTTGGTATCGGGCGGCTTCCCTTACTTGGATGCAGTCGCTTCCTCTATACGTCCGATTATTTGGATTGGATTGGTCTTTAGCGCCATGTGGCTCGGTATACGTGTTATCAACTTTTTTGCCAACCGCTATCAAGATATGCAGATTGAAAATCTAGGAGAGGAGCAGTTTGACAAAGTGCGCCGTCGTCGAACTTACGTATCGATATTTCGTCGCGTCTTCGTATTTGTCATGGTGTTGGGCAGTATTTGGATAGGTCTGAGTGAGTTTGCCAACATGGAAGGCTTTGGTAAAACCTTACTGACTTCGGCTGGCATTGCTGGCGTGGTCATTGGTATCGCCGCTCAACCAATATTGGGTAACATCATTGCTGGAGTACAGGTAGCAGTGACCCAGCCCGTACGAATTGGCGACAGTGTGATAATGGATGGCAACTTTAGTACCGTTGAAGACCTGCGTTACACTTATGCGGTACTAAAAACATGGGATGAACGTCGATTAATCGTGCCGATGCGCGAATTGATCACCGAAATGGTAGAGAACTGGTCGCATACAGAAGTACATCAGACCTGTCCTGTGTTCTTATATATCGATTACGGCGCAGATATTGACGCCATTCGGCAGCAGTTTATTTCGGTGGTGAAAGACAACAAGCTTTGGGACAACAAGACTGAGCCTGAAATATTTGTCGTTGAGGTAACTGAAAAGACCATTCAACTGCGTGGCGCTGTTTCAGCGGTAGGCCCTGTAGAAGCATGGACACTGGCCTGTGAGATACGTGAGCAGATGCTTGATTATTTGTACCGTGAACAAAAGCATTATTTACCAGCTGAGCACCTTGTATTGAGACAAAAATAG
- the guaB gene encoding IMP dehydrogenase — protein sequence MLRIVDEALTFDDVLLLPAYSEILPKAANLTTRLTKSITLNLPLISAAMDTVTESEMAITMAQLGGLGILHKSMDIDKQAMQVRRVKKFEAGTVVDPITVHPEMTIGELLRLTQDNNISGVPVVEKGTDKVVGIVTHRDWRFETNLSLPVSHIMTPKEQLVTVKEGESNENIKRLLHEHRIEKVIVINDDFRLRGLITVNDFAKAENNPNACKDEQGRLRVGAAVGTGADTQARVEALIAADVDIIVVDTAHGHSKGVIDKVSWIKKHFPHVQVIGGNIATGDAAKALRDAGADAVKVGIGPGSICTTRIIAGIGVPQISAIDSVASALQDSIPLIADGGIRYSGDMAKAIAAGASCIMVGSLMAGTEEAPGEVELFQGRYYKAYRGMGSLGAMSGQNGSSDRYFQDAKDGVEKLVPEGIEGRVPYKGPVAGIVNQLVGGLRSSMGYTGCATIEDMRSKPQFIKVTSAGMKESHVHDVQITKEAPNYRVD from the coding sequence ATGTTGCGAATTGTCGATGAAGCCTTAACCTTTGATGACGTTTTATTATTGCCAGCTTATTCAGAAATACTGCCAAAAGCTGCTAATCTAACGACCCGCCTAACAAAAAGTATCACGCTAAATTTACCGCTAATTTCTGCTGCTATGGATACAGTCACTGAGTCTGAGATGGCCATTACCATGGCACAACTTGGTGGTTTAGGTATTTTGCATAAGAGCATGGATATCGATAAGCAGGCAATGCAAGTGCGCCGCGTCAAGAAATTCGAAGCTGGTACTGTGGTTGATCCTATTACTGTGCATCCAGAGATGACCATCGGTGAGTTATTAAGACTGACCCAAGACAATAATATCTCAGGCGTGCCAGTGGTTGAGAAGGGCACGGATAAAGTAGTCGGTATCGTTACTCATCGTGACTGGCGCTTTGAGACCAATCTATCATTGCCTGTCAGCCATATCATGACGCCAAAAGAGCAGCTCGTCACCGTTAAAGAAGGTGAGAGCAACGAAAACATCAAAAGACTGCTACACGAGCACCGTATCGAAAAAGTTATTGTCATCAATGATGATTTCCGTTTGCGTGGTCTGATTACGGTCAATGACTTTGCCAAAGCTGAAAACAATCCCAATGCTTGTAAAGATGAGCAAGGTCGCCTGCGTGTGGGCGCAGCAGTTGGTACGGGCGCTGATACTCAAGCACGCGTTGAAGCTTTGATTGCGGCTGACGTCGATATCATCGTTGTTGATACCGCGCATGGTCACTCAAAAGGCGTTATTGATAAAGTATCTTGGATTAAAAAACATTTCCCGCATGTACAAGTGATTGGCGGCAATATCGCGACAGGTGATGCTGCAAAAGCCTTACGTGATGCTGGTGCAGATGCCGTGAAAGTTGGTATCGGCCCAGGATCTATCTGTACCACACGTATTATCGCTGGTATCGGTGTACCGCAAATCTCTGCAATTGATAGTGTTGCAAGCGCTTTGCAAGACAGTATTCCATTGATTGCTGATGGTGGTATTCGCTATTCAGGTGATATGGCAAAAGCCATTGCTGCTGGTGCATCATGCATCATGGTTGGCTCACTTATGGCAGGTACAGAAGAAGCACCGGGCGAAGTTGAGCTATTCCAAGGTCGCTATTATAAAGCTTACCGCGGTATGGGTAGCTTGGGCGCGATGTCAGGTCAAAACGGCTCATCAGATCGCTACTTCCAAGATGCCAAAGACGGTGTGGAAAAATTGGTGCCAGAAGGTATCGAAGGTCGTGTACCTTATAAAGGTCCAGTCGCTGGTATCGTCAACCAATTGGTAGGTGGCTTGCGCTCATCTATGGGTTATACCGGCTGTGCCACGATTGAAGATATGCGCAGCAAACCACAGTTCATCAAAGTTACCTCAGCGGGTATGAAAGAATCGCATGTGCATGATGTGCAAATCACCAAAGAAGCACCTAACTATCGAGTCGACTAA